Part of the Bacillus andreraoultii genome is shown below.
GTATTTTGAACCATATTTTGCAATTTTTCTACGTTATCCGAACGATCATCTGGTTTAGGTGTATGATTCATTTAGATAGCCTCCTTAATATTTTTACGTACAAACATATTTTGAGCCTTAACAACAAAAGTATTCGACAAATTTTGCGTTGTTTTTAAATTTTTTCCAAGTAGTTCTTATTCACCTTTTGTTTGAATTACTTGAGGGTGTTGTCCTGATTGATCTTGCATTTTCTTTCCTTTATTTCCACCGTATTTACGAGGTTGCATTCCAAGATGGTCTGGTTGATATTGTTGATGATCATTTTTACTCATTGTCATCCCTCCTCAACAATAGAATGCAACACGAAAGAAAGGTTATGTAATGAAAAAAATGTAAGCTATTGCGATGCTTACATTTTCCTTTAATCTTCTATTCAGCTTTTTTCATACGCTTTTCTTCAATTCTTTTCTCTATTTTTTCCATAATTTCTTGGTCTTTTAATATCTGCATTTTATTTTCACTAACGAGTTCAGAAAATGAACGCTTTCTGCTTTTTCTCAATTTTCTCACACCCCTTTATCTCTATATTATCATTTATTATTTCCAAGATCTTAACGAATTATGACAAATTTTTGAAATTTCTCTTTGATTGTCTATATTTGTAGAAATATTAGGATTTTTATTTGTTGGGAAAAAGATAATCTTTTATAACAGAATGATGATTAACTCCGTTAGTTTTGAAATTGTAAAGGAAGTGAGCATTAGGCTTCTCCTATAAAATTGTCGAATTTCTCTTTACTTTTCGAAGGCTAGAAAAATAGCGGCTATTTATCCTTAACATTTGTGAATTTTGATGTATTTAGTTAAAGGGTATTTAAGATAACCTTAATTTTACAGTAATACGGCTCATTGATATTCGATGTGTAAATGAAATTACTATGAATGCAAAGAAAAAGGAAACTACTTATATATAACAAATCAAAAAACTGCCCCATTTAGGAGCAGCTTTTTAGGAATAATTTTTAGTTATTTGTTACAGTATTACTTTGTAGTTTTTCGCGTAATACCATTTGTAAAATACCACCATGACGATAGTAATCAATTTCAACTTCAGAGTCGAAACGAACGAGTACTTCAAACTCAACAACATCGCCATTTTCCTTTTTAGCAGTAACTTTTACAAAATCACGTGGTTTAACATTTTCATCGATTTGAACATTAATAACTTCATTTCCAGTTAAACCTAGTGTTTCAGCACTTTCACCTTGTTTAAATTGTAATGGTAATACACCCATTAACACTAAATTAGAGCGGTGAATACGCTCAAAACTTTGAGCAATTACTGTTTTAATGCCTAGTAAGTTTGTACCTTTTGCAGCCCAGTCACGAGAAGAACCCATTCCATAATCATGACCTGCAAGAACTACAAGGCCCGTTCCTTGCTCTTTATATTTCATGCAAGCATCATAAATGGACATGACTTCACCAGTTGGCCAATAAGTTGTATAACCGCCCTCTGTTCCTGGTGCAATTTGGTTACGAATTCGAATGTTTGCAAATGTTCCACGCATCATAACTTCATGGTTACCACGACGAGATCCATAAGAGTTAAAGTCACGTGGTTTAACACCTTTTTCAGTTAAATATTTACCTGCTGGTGTTTTCAAACCGATCGAACCTGCTGGTGAAATATGGTCAGTTGTAACAGAATCACCAAATTTACCAACTATACGCATACCAGTTAAAGGTTTTACCTCTTCAGGTTCTGGACTCAAGTTTTCAAAGAATGGTGGGTTTTGGATATAAGTTGAATCATTATCCCAAGTGTACAGTGCGTCCTCACTTGTTTCAATTGCGTTCCAACGTTCGTTATCGTCAAACACACGCTCATATTGTTTACGGAATAATTCCGGTGTTACTGTTCGTTTTACATATTCATTTACTTCTTCAGTAGTTGGCCAGATGTCTTTCAAGTAAACAGCATTTCCATCTTTATCTTTTCCGATTGGATCATTTTCAAGATCAATATCTACTGTACCTGCTAAAGCATAGGCAACAACTAATGGTGGTGAAGCTAGATAGTTTGCTTTTACAAGTGGATGAATTCGCCCTTCAAAGTTCCGGTTACCTGATAAAACAGAAGTAACGAGAAGATCACTATCAGCGACAGCCTTTTCGATTTCTTCTAAAAGTGGACCTGAGTTACCGATACATGTCGTACAACCGTAACCAACAAGGTTAAAGCCAATTTTCTCTAAATATGAAAGAAGTCCAGAATCCTTTAAGTAACCTGTCACAACTTTAGAACCTGGTGCAAGTGATGTTTTTACATATTTTGGTGGCACCAGACCTTTTTCGACAGCTTTTTTCGCGACAAGTCCTGCACCTAACATAACATAAGGATTAGATGTGTTTGTACAGCTTGTAATTGCAGCGATTGCTACAGCACCTGTTTTCATTGTTGTCTTTGTACCATCAGCAAACTCAACAGTTGTTTCTTTATTAAGTTCTTCTTGTTTTAAACCGAATCCTTGGTTTCCAGCCGGTGCACTAATCGCAGTATGGAAAGATTCTTTCATTTTCGATAATGGAATTAAATCTTGTGGACGTTTTGGTCCAGCGAGATTTGCTTCAATTGTTGATAAATCAAGTTCTACGATATCTGTATATGTTGGATCCTCGTTTTCTGTTGTAAAGAATAAATCATTGTTTTGTAAGTACGTTTTAACTAATTCAATTTGTTCTTCACTACGTCCAGTTAAACGTAAATATGCGAGAGATTCTTCGTCAACAGGGAAGAAGCCACAAGTTGCACCGTACTCTGGTGCCATGTTCGCAATTGTGGCACGGTCAGCTAATGGTAATGTCGAAACACCTGGTCCGAAGAATTCAACAAATTTCCCTACAACACCTTTTTCACGCAACACTTGAGTAACTTTTAATGCTAAATCTGTTGCAGTTGCACCGTTTGGTAGTTGATTCGTTAGTTTTACACCAATAACTTCAGGAATTGGAAAATAAGATGGTTGTCCAAGCATACCAGCTTCAGCCTCAATACCACCAACACCCCATCCAAGAACACCAATACCGTTAATCATTGTTGTATGGGAGTCAGTCCCAACTAACGTATCAGGGAAAGCAACATATTCGCCGTTTTCCTCTATAGCATGCACAACATTGGCCAAATATTCTAAGTTTACTTGGTGAACGATACCTGTTGCAGGTGGAACAGCACGATAGTTATCGAACGCTTTTTGTGCCCAACTTAAGAATTGATAACGTTCCGCATTCCGTTCGAATTCTAGTTCCATATTTAGTCGTAACGCATCGTTTGTACCGTATTTATCTACTTGTACCGAGTGGTCAATAACAAGATCAACTGGAATTTCTGGGTTAATTTGATCTGGATCTCCACCAAGATCAGCCATTGCTTTTCTAAGTGAAGCTAAATCGACAACAGCAGGAACACCAGTAAAGTCTTGTAAAATGACACGTGAAGGTTTAAAAGGAACTTCAGCATCTTTTACTTCTTCTGATCCCCATTTTGCTAAATTATCTACATGTTCTTTTGTAATTACTCGCCCATCAACTTGGCGCAAAACAGATTCAAGTAAAACCCGGATTGAATAAGGTAGTCGGGAAATTTTCGCTACCCCTTGTTCTTCAATTGATTTCAAACGATAATAATGATATCGTTTTCCATTTAGTTCAAAAGATTTCTTTGAGTCATATAACGGTTTGTTTGACAAAAGAACTCCCCCCTCAAGGTAGAATATTCAAAAAGTTAGTCAT
Proteins encoded:
- the acnA gene encoding aconitate hydratase AcnA produces the protein MSNKPLYDSKKSFELNGKRYHYYRLKSIEEQGVAKISRLPYSIRVLLESVLRQVDGRVITKEHVDNLAKWGSEEVKDAEVPFKPSRVILQDFTGVPAVVDLASLRKAMADLGGDPDQINPEIPVDLVIDHSVQVDKYGTNDALRLNMELEFERNAERYQFLSWAQKAFDNYRAVPPATGIVHQVNLEYLANVVHAIEENGEYVAFPDTLVGTDSHTTMINGIGVLGWGVGGIEAEAGMLGQPSYFPIPEVIGVKLTNQLPNGATATDLALKVTQVLREKGVVGKFVEFFGPGVSTLPLADRATIANMAPEYGATCGFFPVDEESLAYLRLTGRSEEQIELVKTYLQNNDLFFTTENEDPTYTDIVELDLSTIEANLAGPKRPQDLIPLSKMKESFHTAISAPAGNQGFGLKQEELNKETTVEFADGTKTTMKTGAVAIAAITSCTNTSNPYVMLGAGLVAKKAVEKGLVPPKYVKTSLAPGSKVVTGYLKDSGLLSYLEKIGFNLVGYGCTTCIGNSGPLLEEIEKAVADSDLLVTSVLSGNRNFEGRIHPLVKANYLASPPLVVAYALAGTVDIDLENDPIGKDKDGNAVYLKDIWPTTEEVNEYVKRTVTPELFRKQYERVFDDNERWNAIETSEDALYTWDNDSTYIQNPPFFENLSPEPEEVKPLTGMRIVGKFGDSVTTDHISPAGSIGLKTPAGKYLTEKGVKPRDFNSYGSRRGNHEVMMRGTFANIRIRNQIAPGTEGGYTTYWPTGEVMSIYDACMKYKEQGTGLVVLAGHDYGMGSSRDWAAKGTNLLGIKTVIAQSFERIHRSNLVLMGVLPLQFKQGESAETLGLTGNEVINVQIDENVKPRDFVKVTAKKENGDVVEFEVLVRFDSEVEIDYYRHGGILQMVLREKLQSNTVTNN
- a CDS encoding FbpB family small basic protein: MRKSRKRSFSELVSENKMQILKDQEIMEKIEKRIEEKRMKKAE
- a CDS encoding acid-soluble spore protein N, translated to MSKNDHQQYQPDHLGMQPRKYGGNKGKKMQDQSGQHPQVIQTKGE